The proteins below come from a single Oerskovia jenensis genomic window:
- a CDS encoding excalibur calcium-binding domain-containing protein → MAVHFNPPPGWLVPPGFSPSSDWHPDPAWPAAPAGWVFWVEAAPTPPPPPPSGAEAWSRQTPGGGIPLHFPTAVVPVTSGHEVASPSAPSPTSPPSGPTRRSLRDVGSGGGSPVESPSSTMILPVVNGAAGAPGVGVHAPGPAVPLPAPAPSAEPTASAHGPLAIFSGDDEPREERSYMRWLLPLGVGVGGVAVGLILGLGVTLKAQSEAGDATAAAAQTTEQMTAERAKLDAERADLDAQLAGIKTSTDDIAAREAAVSALEAELDARKVALDEREAAIAENEEANNGGNDGGWQEGKVNGIYLTCEAAKRDGKAPLKQGDDGFNPGLDWDGNGVACER, encoded by the coding sequence ATGGCCGTACACTTCAACCCGCCGCCCGGCTGGTTGGTACCTCCCGGTTTCTCCCCTTCGTCCGACTGGCACCCGGATCCCGCCTGGCCGGCTGCCCCCGCGGGCTGGGTCTTCTGGGTCGAGGCGGCTCCGACACCGCCTCCCCCGCCGCCCTCAGGGGCCGAGGCGTGGTCGCGGCAGACCCCCGGCGGCGGCATCCCGCTCCACTTCCCCACCGCGGTCGTGCCCGTGACGTCGGGGCACGAGGTCGCGTCCCCCTCGGCACCGTCACCCACGAGCCCCCCGTCGGGTCCGACGCGTCGCTCGCTGCGCGACGTCGGCAGCGGAGGCGGCAGCCCGGTCGAGTCGCCGTCCTCGACCATGATCCTGCCGGTCGTCAACGGTGCCGCCGGGGCCCCCGGCGTCGGTGTGCACGCCCCCGGCCCGGCCGTCCCGCTCCCCGCTCCCGCCCCCTCGGCCGAGCCGACGGCGTCGGCGCACGGGCCGCTCGCGATCTTCTCCGGGGACGACGAACCTCGCGAGGAACGCTCGTACATGCGCTGGCTCCTGCCGCTCGGCGTCGGTGTCGGCGGTGTCGCCGTCGGGCTCATCCTCGGGCTGGGGGTCACGCTCAAGGCACAGTCGGAGGCCGGCGACGCCACCGCGGCCGCGGCGCAGACGACCGAGCAGATGACGGCCGAACGGGCCAAGCTCGACGCCGAGCGCGCCGACCTGGACGCCCAGCTCGCCGGGATCAAGACCTCGACCGACGACATCGCCGCCCGGGAGGCCGCGGTCTCGGCCCTCGAGGCCGAGCTCGACGCGCGCAAGGTCGCCCTCGACGAGCGCGAGGCCGCGATCGCGGAGAACGAGGAGGCGAACAACGGCGGCAACGACGGCGGCTGGCAGGAGGGGAAGGTCAACGGGATCTACCTGACGTGCGAGGCCGCGAAGCGCGACGGCAAGGCCCCGCTCAAGCAGGGCGACGACGGCTTCAACCCCGGACTCGACTGGGACGGCAACGGCGTCGCCTGCGAGCGCTGA
- a CDS encoding amino acid ABC transporter ATP-binding protein, whose translation MVEIVGVHKAFGDVHVLKGVDLEVPRGSVCVVLGPSGSGKSTLLRCINELEDLTAGRIYVDGDLIGYREVEKDGKKRLHRLHPKVIAEQRSRIGMVFQRFNLFPHMTALQNVMEAPVQVRGLSRAQARARAVELLERVGLVDRMDHYPAQLSGGQQQRVAIARALAMDPELMLFDEPTSALDPELVGEVLAVMRDLAESGMTMIVVTHEIGFAREVGDHVVFMDDGAIVEQGDPREVLTNPREERTREFLAHVL comes from the coding sequence ATGGTGGAGATCGTCGGGGTGCACAAGGCCTTCGGTGACGTGCACGTCCTCAAGGGCGTGGACCTCGAGGTGCCGCGGGGCTCGGTGTGCGTCGTGCTGGGCCCGTCGGGCTCGGGCAAGTCGACGCTGCTGCGCTGCATCAACGAGCTCGAGGACCTCACCGCTGGGCGCATCTACGTCGACGGCGACCTGATCGGGTACCGCGAGGTCGAGAAGGACGGCAAGAAGCGCCTGCACCGCCTGCACCCCAAGGTCATCGCCGAGCAGCGCTCGCGCATCGGCATGGTGTTCCAACGCTTCAACCTGTTCCCGCACATGACGGCGCTGCAGAACGTCATGGAGGCACCCGTGCAGGTCCGCGGGCTGTCACGGGCGCAGGCGAGGGCGCGAGCCGTGGAGCTGCTCGAACGGGTCGGCCTCGTGGACCGCATGGACCACTACCCGGCCCAGCTCTCGGGCGGCCAGCAGCAGCGCGTCGCGATCGCGCGCGCGCTCGCGATGGACCCCGAGCTCATGCTGTTCGACGAGCCGACGTCGGCGCTCGACCCCGAGCTCGTGGGCGAGGTCCTCGCGGTCATGCGCGACCTCGCCGAGAGCGGCATGACGATGATCGTCGTGACCCACGAGATCGGCTTCGCGCGCGAGGTCGGCGACCACGTGGTGTTCATGGACGACGGCGCGATCGTCGAGCAGGGCGACCCGCGCGAGGTGCTCACGAACCCCCGCGAGGAGCGGACCCGGGAGTTCCTGGCACACGTGCTGTAG
- a CDS encoding amino acid ABC transporter permease — protein MAQPPSTPTPDGPPSGGSASRGTATAPADRIPDRIRAVPVPRPGRWAAAVVLLVLAAMAVHGLVTNEKFRWDVVWLYLRDVQIMRGVGWTLILTFSSMAIAVVLAVILAVMRRSDNPVMRATSWFYIWFFRGTPIYTQLVFWGLISVLYPKLSLGIPFGPEWFVFDTADLFTAARAAILGLALNEAAYLAEIVRAGLGSVDPGQAEAAKALGMKDGKILRRIILPQAMRVIVPPTGNETISMLKTTSLVLAVPFSLDLTFASNAIANRIFLPIPLLMVAAIWYLLITSILMVGQHFIEQYYGRGFGTSTGTSRRRKPGKGPKKPSKQEAIAASGTTANADPFLEVTP, from the coding sequence ATGGCCCAGCCGCCCAGCACCCCGACTCCCGACGGTCCCCCGAGCGGCGGTTCCGCGAGCCGCGGGACGGCGACCGCACCTGCCGACCGGATTCCGGACCGCATCCGCGCGGTCCCGGTGCCCCGGCCGGGGCGCTGGGCGGCGGCCGTGGTCCTCCTGGTCCTCGCGGCCATGGCCGTGCACGGCCTGGTCACGAACGAGAAGTTCCGGTGGGACGTCGTCTGGCTCTACCTGCGGGACGTGCAGATCATGCGCGGCGTGGGGTGGACCCTGATCCTGACGTTCTCCTCGATGGCCATCGCGGTCGTCCTCGCGGTGATCCTCGCGGTCATGCGGCGTTCGGACAACCCGGTCATGCGGGCGACGAGCTGGTTCTACATCTGGTTCTTCCGGGGCACCCCGATCTACACGCAGCTCGTGTTCTGGGGCCTCATCTCGGTGCTCTACCCCAAGCTGAGCCTGGGGATCCCGTTCGGGCCGGAGTGGTTCGTCTTCGACACCGCGGACCTCTTCACCGCGGCGCGCGCCGCGATCCTGGGACTGGCGCTCAACGAGGCCGCGTACCTCGCGGAGATCGTGCGTGCCGGCCTGGGGTCGGTGGACCCGGGGCAGGCCGAGGCCGCGAAGGCCCTGGGCATGAAGGACGGCAAGATCCTGCGGCGCATCATCCTGCCGCAGGCCATGCGCGTGATCGTGCCGCCGACGGGCAACGAGACGATCTCGATGCTCAAGACCACGTCGCTGGTCCTCGCGGTGCCGTTCAGCCTGGACCTCACGTTCGCGTCCAACGCGATCGCGAACCGTATCTTCCTCCCGATCCCGCTCCTCATGGTCGCGGCGATCTGGTACCTGCTGATCACGAGCATCCTCATGGTCGGCCAGCACTTCATCGAGCAGTACTACGGGCGCGGGTTCGGCACGTCGACGGGCACGAGCCGTCGTCGCAAGCCGGGCAAGGGCCCGAAGAAGCCGAGCAAGCAGGAGGCGATAGCGGCGTCGGGCACGACCGCGAACGCCGACCCCTTCCTGGAGGTGACCCCGTGA
- a CDS encoding ABC transporter substrate-binding protein has product MKRETPMRRLPVLTALTAIAATLALTACTDASSGSGSSPSDGGSSAAAFDPSTIAKDDAIAAMLPADVVEAGTLTVGTNATYAPAEFIGDDGKSIVGYDVDLAKAIGAVLGLDVEVTNADFASIIPAIGSKYDIGVSGFTITPERVAEVNMVSYFRAGEAFAVAKGNPKDVDPSDVCGLSIAVQTGTVEDDALDGLMADCEAAGKADITPLRYASQADVTTNLVGGKADVMYADSQVVAYAVTQTGGQIEQLGDIFADSLHGIAIAKDDTALAQAVQAAVQKLMDDSDYTTILDTWGNTSGAVTTAELNPVVS; this is encoded by the coding sequence ATGAAACGAGAGACCCCCATGCGCAGGCTGCCCGTCCTCACCGCCCTCACCGCCATCGCCGCGACGCTCGCGCTCACCGCGTGCACCGACGCCTCCTCGGGCTCCGGCTCGTCGCCCTCCGACGGGGGGTCGTCCGCCGCGGCGTTCGACCCGTCGACCATCGCCAAGGACGACGCGATCGCGGCGATGCTGCCGGCCGACGTCGTCGAGGCGGGCACCCTGACGGTCGGCACCAACGCGACCTACGCACCGGCCGAGTTCATCGGTGACGACGGCAAGAGCATCGTCGGGTACGACGTCGACCTCGCCAAGGCGATCGGGGCGGTGCTGGGCCTCGACGTCGAGGTCACCAACGCCGACTTCGCGTCGATCATCCCGGCGATCGGCAGCAAGTACGACATCGGTGTCTCGGGCTTCACGATCACCCCGGAGCGCGTGGCCGAGGTCAACATGGTCAGCTACTTCCGCGCGGGCGAGGCGTTCGCGGTGGCCAAGGGCAACCCCAAGGACGTCGACCCGTCCGACGTGTGCGGCCTGAGCATCGCGGTCCAGACCGGCACGGTCGAGGACGACGCGCTCGACGGGCTGATGGCGGACTGCGAGGCCGCGGGCAAGGCGGACATCACGCCGCTGCGCTACGCGAGCCAGGCCGACGTCACGACGAACCTGGTCGGTGGCAAGGCCGACGTGATGTACGCGGACTCGCAGGTCGTCGCGTACGCCGTGACGCAGACCGGTGGCCAGATCGAGCAGCTCGGCGACATCTTCGCCGACTCGCTGCACGGCATCGCGATCGCCAAGGACGACACCGCGCTCGCACAGGCCGTCCAGGCCGCGGTGCAGAAGCTCATGGACGACAGCGACTACACGACCATCCTCGACACCTGGGGCAACACCTCCGGTGCGGTGACCACGGCCGAGCTCAACCCCGTGGTCTCCTGA
- a CDS encoding ABC transporter substrate-binding protein, producing the protein MRKMPLLVAVTAAATLALTACTDASQSSGSPSTGSSGETVTEAPFDLTSVQKDDAAAALLPAEIASAGKLVVASNTEYAPAEFIAADGSTPVGYDIDIITAVGAVLGLEVVVESADFPGIIPALGTKYDVGISSFTITAERMAEANMISYFNAGEAFSVQKGNPKKVDPSNICGLTVAVQTGTVEDEGADEISATCEEDGEQPLQILRYDNQADATVNLVGGKADIMYADSPIVSYAVEQTKGEIEQIGEVFDSAPQGIVTAKADTELAAAIQAALTVLMEDGTFTDILASWGNADGALDESVVNPPVS; encoded by the coding sequence ATGCGCAAGATGCCACTCCTCGTCGCGGTCACGGCGGCGGCGACCCTGGCCCTCACGGCCTGCACGGACGCCTCGCAGTCCTCCGGCTCGCCGTCGACCGGTTCCTCGGGGGAGACCGTCACGGAGGCCCCCTTCGACCTCACCTCGGTCCAGAAGGACGATGCCGCGGCGGCGTTGCTGCCGGCCGAGATCGCGAGCGCGGGCAAGCTCGTCGTCGCGTCCAACACCGAGTACGCACCGGCCGAGTTCATCGCGGCGGACGGGTCGACGCCGGTCGGGTACGACATCGACATCATCACGGCCGTGGGCGCGGTCCTGGGGCTCGAGGTCGTGGTCGAGTCGGCGGACTTCCCCGGCATCATCCCCGCGCTGGGCACCAAGTACGACGTCGGGATCTCGTCGTTCACGATCACGGCCGAGCGCATGGCCGAGGCCAACATGATCAGCTACTTCAACGCGGGCGAGGCGTTCTCGGTCCAGAAGGGCAACCCGAAGAAGGTCGACCCCTCGAACATCTGCGGGCTGACGGTCGCCGTCCAGACCGGCACGGTCGAGGACGAGGGGGCCGACGAGATCAGCGCGACGTGCGAGGAGGACGGCGAGCAGCCGCTCCAGATCCTGCGCTACGACAACCAGGCGGACGCCACGGTGAACCTCGTGGGTGGCAAGGCCGACATCATGTACGCCGACTCGCCCATCGTGTCCTACGCGGTCGAGCAGACCAAGGGGGAGATCGAGCAGATCGGGGAGGTGTTCGACTCGGCACCGCAGGGCATCGTGACCGCGAAGGCCGACACCGAGCTCGCGGCGGCGATCCAGGCAGCGCTCACGGTCCTCATGGAGGACGGCACGTTCACCGACATCCTGGCCTCGTGGGGCAACGCGGACGGCGCCCTCGACGAGTCGGTGGTCAACCCGCCGGTCTCCTGA
- a CDS encoding ABC transporter ATP-binding protein produces MTDDPPARTPDGAARPPRTTALRAALAARASRWIDLAHLLPQAGRPLVAAAALLNVLLGLLPLAFIVLIGYVLYLVPQVAAAAGGATAGASPGWSDLLTTLALAVGVFVVQQVLAPFQAGVTEVIARRVDEHCIDRLMSAALHDAPLNALESPEALDLLADARAAFAREARPPGDAAAALLSLLSRYVQLLGAIVLVGVVISPLAGIVILATGLSMRFGVRGTLGKFADMWDALSGSRRKVFYLRDLATGARAAKEIRLLGLLPWLRARLRADTLAAYEPAWAGSRKLQFWPIIGLSCVGLVGGAVVLALLADAAASGTLNLFQLGVALQAVLIPMRFGVYFPEADVQTQFGLHSFHALRTFEQQIASARTARPAAPVAVRRPEQGIRFEGVRFRYTDDTPWVLDGLDLELGAGRSTAIVGLNGAGKTTLVKLLAGLYEPVEGRILVDGVDLRDLDTQDWQRQLALIFQDYVRYELTAAENIGLGAPALLDDRDAVTAAARRAGALDALSGLPEGLDTTLSRRYPGGRDLSGGQWQRVALARALLAIQGGSSVLVLDEPTAQLDVRAEAEFFDRFLATTEDITSVVISHRFSTVRHADRIAVIEHGRVVECGDHVELVALGGRYADLFELQAQRFRDTAAVGATTSADGDHPTSPIAEKETAS; encoded by the coding sequence ATGACCGACGATCCCCCCGCGCGCACACCCGACGGCGCGGCACGACCGCCCCGCACGACCGCTCTCCGGGCCGCGCTCGCGGCCCGCGCCTCGCGCTGGATCGACCTCGCGCATCTCCTGCCGCAGGCGGGCAGGCCGCTCGTCGCCGCGGCCGCGCTGCTCAACGTCCTGCTGGGGCTGCTGCCGCTCGCGTTCATCGTGCTCATCGGCTACGTCCTGTACCTCGTCCCGCAGGTCGCGGCCGCCGCCGGCGGGGCCACTGCAGGAGCGTCCCCGGGCTGGTCCGACCTGCTCACGACCCTCGCCCTCGCGGTCGGCGTGTTCGTGGTCCAGCAGGTCCTCGCGCCGTTCCAGGCGGGCGTCACCGAGGTCATCGCGCGCCGCGTCGACGAGCACTGCATCGACCGGCTCATGAGCGCCGCGCTGCACGACGCGCCGCTGAACGCGCTCGAGAGCCCCGAGGCCCTCGACCTGCTGGCCGACGCCCGCGCGGCCTTCGCCCGCGAGGCGCGCCCGCCGGGGGACGCGGCCGCCGCGCTGCTGTCGCTCCTGTCGCGCTACGTCCAGCTGCTCGGCGCGATCGTGCTGGTGGGCGTCGTCATCTCCCCCCTCGCGGGGATCGTGATCCTGGCGACCGGTCTCTCGATGCGGTTCGGGGTGCGCGGGACCCTCGGGAAGTTCGCCGACATGTGGGACGCGCTGTCGGGCTCGCGCCGCAAGGTCTTCTACCTGCGCGACCTCGCGACGGGCGCCCGTGCGGCCAAGGAGATCCGTCTGCTGGGTCTGCTCCCCTGGCTGCGGGCCCGCCTGCGCGCGGACACCCTGGCCGCGTACGAGCCCGCCTGGGCGGGGAGCCGCAAGCTCCAGTTCTGGCCGATCATCGGGCTCTCGTGCGTGGGCCTCGTGGGTGGCGCGGTCGTCCTCGCGCTCCTGGCCGACGCCGCAGCGTCCGGCACGCTGAACCTGTTCCAGCTCGGCGTCGCGCTCCAGGCCGTGCTGATCCCCATGCGGTTCGGGGTGTACTTCCCCGAGGCCGACGTGCAGACCCAGTTCGGCCTGCACTCGTTCCACGCGCTGCGGACGTTCGAGCAGCAGATCGCCTCGGCGCGTACGGCCCGTCCGGCGGCCCCCGTCGCCGTGCGGCGCCCCGAGCAGGGCATCCGCTTCGAGGGCGTGCGCTTCCGGTACACCGACGACACCCCGTGGGTGCTCGACGGCCTCGACCTCGAGCTCGGCGCCGGGCGGTCCACCGCGATCGTGGGGCTCAACGGCGCGGGCAAGACGACCCTCGTCAAGCTCCTCGCCGGGCTCTACGAGCCGGTCGAGGGCCGGATCCTGGTCGACGGCGTCGACCTGCGCGACCTCGACACGCAGGACTGGCAGCGGCAGCTCGCGCTGATCTTCCAGGACTACGTGCGCTACGAGCTCACGGCCGCGGAGAACATCGGCCTGGGCGCGCCCGCGCTGCTCGACGACCGTGACGCCGTCACGGCCGCGGCCCGCCGGGCCGGGGCGCTCGACGCCCTGAGCGGACTGCCCGAGGGGCTCGACACCACGCTGTCGCGCCGCTACCCCGGCGGGCGCGACCTGTCGGGCGGGCAGTGGCAGCGGGTAGCGCTCGCCCGGGCGCTCCTCGCGATCCAGGGCGGCTCGTCCGTCCTGGTCCTCGACGAGCCGACGGCGCAGCTCGACGTGCGTGCCGAGGCCGAGTTCTTCGACCGCTTCCTCGCGACCACGGAGGACATCACGAGCGTCGTCATCTCGCACCGCTTCTCGACGGTCCGCCACGCGGACCGGATCGCGGTGATCGAGCACGGCCGGGTCGTCGAGTGCGGCGACCACGTCGAGCTCGTCGCCCTCGGAGGCCGCTACGCCGACCTGTTCGAGCTCCAGGCGCAGCGGTTCCGCGACACCGCGGCCGTGGGCGCGACCACGTCGGCCGACGGCGACCACCCCACCAGCCCCATCGCAGAGAAGGAGACCGCATCGTGA
- a CDS encoding ATP-binding cassette domain-containing protein, translating to MLRAARFFLVLGYRTDRRRLLTAAVLMTIGYLAGPLVGVALGALTNAALDQQTSLAIGLGVGVAVLLIFELMMGHFAHLYYFELADLQQLELTDEVARLAHGNPQIDQFDRPRFAELLTLVTEGLQRVRSALEATLQLSGLLLQVTITTVILAMVEPWLLLLPLAALPPVLLNNTAQKVLDSARDASAHEVQLSTHLVSLATTGSSAKEVRLFGAQAPIVARQRAAWSATTARLWSAHRRSALLRAAGQAWFACAYGVAVFLVVRQAVTGSANVGQVVLVITLAVQVSVQVSGALALLGTLQGVGRTVSHIEELRASVARPASAAGTGRPVPDGAAHPGASGALVGEDPATASSGTVTAPVGAATTGEPADSRGVPARLTRGVRFEDVTFTYPDTDRVILDGVSLDVPAGSTLAVVGDNGAGKSTLVKLLCGLYRPTSGRILVDGVDLRDLDDAEWQARTATLFQDFARFELTIRENVGVGRLASLDVDEDLWAALDRARGRSIVEKQAAGLDQLLGHGYGNGVGLSGGQWQTLGLGRTLLRREPLLLVLDEPAAALDAAAEHALFERFVATADEAGRAGGAITCFVSHRFSTVRDADQIVVLDAGKVREHGDHAALMARGDLYAELFGLQAGAYA from the coding sequence ATGCTGAGAGCCGCGCGCTTCTTCCTCGTCCTGGGCTACCGCACGGACCGGCGCCGACTGCTCACGGCGGCGGTCCTCATGACGATCGGCTACCTCGCCGGGCCGCTCGTCGGCGTCGCGCTCGGTGCCCTGACGAACGCCGCCCTCGACCAGCAGACGAGCCTCGCGATCGGCCTGGGCGTGGGTGTCGCGGTCCTGCTGATCTTCGAGCTCATGATGGGCCACTTCGCGCACCTGTACTACTTCGAGCTCGCGGACCTGCAGCAGCTCGAGCTGACCGACGAGGTCGCGAGGCTCGCGCACGGCAACCCGCAGATCGACCAGTTCGACCGCCCGCGGTTCGCCGAGCTCCTGACCCTCGTCACGGAGGGGCTGCAGCGGGTGCGGTCCGCGCTCGAGGCGACGCTCCAGCTCAGCGGGCTGCTGCTCCAGGTCACGATCACGACCGTCATCCTGGCGATGGTCGAGCCGTGGCTGCTGCTGCTGCCGCTCGCCGCGCTGCCGCCCGTGCTCCTCAACAACACGGCGCAGAAGGTGCTCGACTCCGCACGCGACGCGTCCGCGCACGAGGTCCAGCTCTCGACGCACCTGGTCTCGCTCGCGACCACGGGCAGCTCGGCCAAGGAGGTGCGGCTGTTCGGCGCGCAGGCCCCGATCGTCGCGCGCCAGCGTGCGGCGTGGTCCGCGACGACGGCCCGGCTCTGGTCCGCCCACCGCCGCAGCGCCCTGCTGCGCGCGGCCGGGCAGGCGTGGTTCGCGTGCGCGTACGGCGTCGCGGTGTTCCTGGTCGTGCGCCAGGCCGTCACGGGGTCGGCGAACGTGGGCCAGGTCGTCCTGGTCATCACGCTCGCGGTCCAGGTGAGCGTCCAGGTCTCGGGCGCGCTCGCGCTGCTCGGCACGTTGCAGGGCGTCGGGCGCACGGTGTCGCACATCGAGGAGCTGCGCGCGTCGGTCGCCCGACCTGCCTCGGCGGCAGGGACCGGACGGCCCGTGCCCGACGGCGCGGCGCACCCGGGTGCGTCCGGCGCCCTGGTCGGCGAGGACCCGGCGACCGCGTCGTCGGGCACCGTGACCGCGCCCGTGGGGGCTGCGACCACGGGTGAGCCCGCGGACTCGCGGGGCGTGCCCGCGCGGCTCACGCGCGGCGTGCGCTTCGAGGACGTGACGTTCACCTACCCCGACACGGACCGCGTCATCCTCGACGGTGTGAGCCTCGACGTGCCTGCGGGGTCGACGCTCGCGGTCGTGGGCGACAACGGCGCGGGCAAGAGCACGCTCGTCAAGCTGCTGTGCGGTCTGTACCGGCCGACGTCGGGGCGGATCCTGGTCGACGGCGTCGACCTGCGCGACCTCGACGACGCCGAGTGGCAGGCGCGTACCGCGACGCTGTTCCAGGACTTCGCGCGGTTCGAGCTCACGATCCGCGAGAACGTGGGCGTGGGCAGGCTCGCGTCGCTCGACGTCGACGAGGACCTGTGGGCCGCGCTCGACCGGGCGCGTGGTCGCAGCATCGTCGAGAAGCAGGCGGCCGGGCTCGACCAGCTCCTGGGGCACGGGTACGGGAACGGCGTCGGGCTCTCGGGCGGCCAGTGGCAGACGCTCGGGCTCGGGCGCACGCTCCTGCGCCGCGAGCCGCTGCTGCTCGTCCTCGACGAGCCCGCCGCGGCGCTCGACGCCGCGGCCGAGCACGCGCTCTTCGAGCGGTTCGTCGCGACGGCCGACGAGGCCGGACGGGCCGGCGGCGCGATCACGTGCTTCGTCTCGCACCGGTTCTCGACCGTGCGCGACGCGGACCAGATCGTGGTGCTCGACGCCGGCAAGGTCCGCGAGCACGGCGACCACGCGGCCCTCATGGCGCGGGGCGACCTGTACGCGGAGCTGTTCGGCCTCCAGGCGGGGGCCTACGCGTAG
- a CDS encoding winged helix DNA-binding domain-containing protein encodes MGGAGSLDAATVVGTRLAAHHLRGAGLASVRDVVGHLGAVQSQEFHPSLWGIAQRAAGTPSAASVRDDFSAGAFLRTHVLRPTWHHVLPDDVRWLLRLTAPRVHRLNRPYYPDLGGPAQDAAATDLLAAAVAGGEHRTRAELAASLAEHGLPSSGLAFTYIVMRAELDEVLVSGALRGKQQTYAAFDERVPAGYGPLGATYDDDAALVELLRRYLRGRGLATVKDFAGWSGLTLTRTREGLALLDADVEQVEGTGDAEGLTFWRLVDGPPPAGQETAVHVDLLQGYDEYFVSYKDSRDLARDPLSADAPAVLPLRLPGTEVSPFLHVIAVDGRVVGRWRHALTARTLRLDTQLFRSLTREEQREFDAQAKRLAAHWGVAYEAS; translated from the coding sequence ATGGGTGGTGCCGGGTCGCTCGACGCGGCGACGGTCGTCGGGACCCGCCTCGCCGCGCACCACCTGCGGGGCGCCGGTCTCGCGAGCGTGCGTGACGTCGTCGGGCACCTGGGAGCCGTCCAGTCGCAGGAGTTCCACCCGTCCCTGTGGGGGATCGCGCAGCGCGCCGCGGGCACGCCGTCCGCCGCGTCCGTCCGCGACGACTTCTCCGCGGGAGCGTTCCTGCGCACGCACGTCCTGCGCCCCACGTGGCACCACGTCCTGCCCGACGACGTCCGCTGGCTCCTGCGGCTCACCGCACCCCGGGTGCATCGCCTCAACCGGCCGTACTACCCGGACCTGGGTGGTCCGGCGCAGGACGCGGCCGCGACCGACCTGCTCGCCGCCGCCGTCGCGGGAGGGGAGCACCGCACGCGGGCCGAGCTCGCGGCATCGCTCGCGGAGCACGGCCTGCCGTCGAGCGGGCTCGCGTTCACGTACATCGTGATGCGCGCAGAGCTCGACGAGGTCCTCGTCAGCGGTGCGCTTCGTGGCAAGCAGCAGACGTACGCGGCGTTCGACGAGCGCGTACCCGCGGGGTACGGCCCCCTCGGTGCGACGTACGACGACGACGCCGCGCTCGTCGAGCTGCTGCGCCGCTACCTGCGCGGTCGAGGGCTCGCGACGGTCAAGGACTTCGCGGGCTGGTCGGGTCTCACGCTCACGCGGACGCGCGAGGGGCTGGCGCTGCTGGACGCGGACGTCGAGCAGGTCGAGGGCACGGGCGACGCCGAGGGGCTGACGTTCTGGCGGCTCGTCGACGGTCCGCCGCCCGCCGGGCAGGAGACCGCTGTACACGTGGATCTGCTCCAGGGGTACGACGAGTACTTCGTGTCGTACAAGGACAGCCGGGACCTGGCCCGAGACCCGCTCTCGGCCGATGCCCCCGCGGTGCTCCCGCTGCGCCTGCCCGGCACGGAGGTCTCGCCGTTCCTGCACGTGATCGCCGTGGACGGCCGCGTCGTCGGGCGGTGGCGGCACGCCCTGACCGCGAGGACCCTGCGCCTCGACACCCAGCTCTTCCGGTCGCTGACCCGGGAGGAGCAGCGGGAGTTCGACGCGCAGGCCAAGCGGCTCGCGGCCCACTGGGGCGTGGCGTACGAGGCGTCATGA
- a CDS encoding LmeA family phospholipid-binding protein, whose protein sequence is MKRWWWVVGGLVVLVLVLVVVDRVTVRIAEGTAVRSMEQGDVELTDANLDILGFPFLTQVAGGELDHVTGSAATATFGGYTVSDLHLDARGVSTSDPYVVRSGTATGLLEPSSLDAVVSKAAGNPVTFSTDGDLLVASMDVLGVPLSARLTPRVDGNTIAVDVSALTLGPATITISDLPAPIAKLVTNLTVPLDLPTGVSLTSVGVTDGAIRVELSGKDVALAALAAS, encoded by the coding sequence ATGAAGCGATGGTGGTGGGTGGTCGGCGGGCTGGTCGTCCTGGTGCTCGTGCTCGTGGTGGTCGACCGGGTCACGGTGCGCATCGCCGAGGGGACCGCGGTGCGGTCCATGGAGCAGGGGGACGTCGAGCTCACGGACGCGAACCTCGACATCCTGGGCTTCCCGTTCCTGACGCAGGTCGCGGGCGGCGAGCTCGACCACGTCACGGGCTCGGCGGCCACGGCGACGTTCGGCGGGTACACCGTGTCCGACCTGCACCTCGACGCCCGCGGCGTCTCGACGAGCGACCCCTACGTCGTGCGGTCGGGGACCGCGACGGGGCTCCTCGAACCGTCCTCGCTCGATGCGGTCGTGTCCAAGGCCGCGGGGAACCCGGTCACGTTCAGCACGGACGGCGACCTGCTCGTCGCGAGCATGGACGTCCTGGGGGTGCCGCTGTCGGCGAGGCTCACGCCGCGCGTCGACGGCAACACGATCGCGGTCGACGTCTCCGCGCTCACCCTCGGCCCGGCGACGATCACGATCTCGGACCTCCCGGCGCCGATCGCGAAGCTCGTGACGAACCTGACGGTCCCGCTCGACCTCCCGACGGGCGTGAGCCTCACGTCGGTCGGGGTCACCGACGGGGCGATCCGGGTCGAGCTGTCCGGGAAGGACGTCGCGCTCGCGGCCCTCGCGGCGTCGTGA